In one Shewanella loihica PV-4 genomic region, the following are encoded:
- the prmC gene encoding peptide chain release factor N(5)-glutamine methyltransferase, whose protein sequence is MFQTLAQALEWASTRLQDVSDSAKLDAEVMLLHIIHKQRSYLYTWPDERLTSEQVTEYKQMVGRRELGTPIAHIVGEREFWSLPFMVNPTTLIPRPDTEILVETALNLPLAENAKVLDLGTGTGAIALSLAFERSNWQITAVDKVLEAVALAKANRDNLKLPQVEVLQSDWFDAINRYDFNLIVSNPPYIDEEDEHLSQGDVRFEPHSALTAGEHGYADLFYIAEAARDYLAPGGYLLLEHGFGQALTVRDKMIELGYEAVATVRDFGSNDRCTLGRWPR, encoded by the coding sequence TTGTTCCAGACGTTAGCACAGGCCCTCGAATGGGCCTCGACTCGACTCCAGGATGTGTCTGACAGTGCCAAGCTCGATGCCGAGGTGATGCTGCTGCATATCATTCATAAGCAGCGCAGTTATCTCTATACCTGGCCAGACGAGCGTCTGACCAGCGAGCAGGTGACCGAGTATAAGCAGATGGTCGGTCGCCGCGAGTTAGGTACTCCCATCGCTCACATCGTCGGCGAACGGGAGTTCTGGTCGCTGCCCTTCATGGTTAATCCCACCACGCTGATCCCGCGCCCGGATACCGAGATTTTGGTAGAGACAGCCCTTAATCTGCCGCTGGCGGAGAATGCTAAGGTGCTGGACCTGGGGACTGGTACCGGGGCTATCGCCCTGTCGCTGGCCTTCGAGCGTAGTAACTGGCAGATCACTGCGGTAGACAAGGTGCTCGAGGCCGTTGCCCTGGCCAAGGCCAACCGTGACAACCTCAAGTTGCCTCAGGTGGAGGTACTGCAGAGTGACTGGTTCGACGCCATCAATCGCTACGACTTCAACCTGATCGTCTCCAATCCGCCCTATATCGATGAGGAAGATGAGCACCTGTCCCAAGGGGACGTGCGTTTCGAACCCCATAGCGCGCTCACCGCAGGTGAACACGGCTATGCGGATCTCTTCTACATCGCCGAGGCGGCGCGCGACTATCTGGCGCCCGGTGGCTATCTGCTGCTTGAGCATGGTTTCGGCCAGGCTCTTACGGTGCGCGATAAGATGATCGAGCTGGGTTACGAGGCGGTCGCGACGGTACGCGATTTTGGCAGCAACGACAGATGTACCCTGGGTCGCTGGCCAAGATAG
- a CDS encoding phosphatase PAP2 family protein: protein MLKHLFPGSAKGALLLYGLLLTLVLISVHLIDRQLADLMHAQQLSHPALKLLSKTPLLLEFLAGLTIFACISARFRARFQALAIELVLTLALAFSIRWIAKLLFGRTWPESWISLGNGHNPSWVADRIEAFHPFAQGFAYDSFPSGHALLTFALAFTFWRHTPKLMPLWLGCMFAVITGQLSLNYHYLGDLLAGASFGLLASQLALTLYRALKGRMASLT, encoded by the coding sequence ATGCTAAAACACCTATTTCCCGGTAGCGCCAAGGGCGCCCTGCTCCTCTATGGCCTGCTGCTTACCCTGGTGCTTATCTCGGTTCACCTTATCGATCGCCAGCTGGCGGATCTGATGCACGCCCAGCAGCTGTCTCACCCCGCACTAAAGCTTCTGAGTAAGACCCCTCTGTTACTGGAGTTTCTGGCAGGGCTGACTATCTTTGCCTGCATCAGCGCGCGCTTTCGCGCCAGGTTCCAGGCCCTCGCCATTGAGCTGGTGCTCACCCTGGCGCTGGCCTTCTCGATTCGCTGGATCGCTAAGTTGCTCTTTGGCCGCACCTGGCCTGAGAGCTGGATAAGTTTAGGCAATGGCCATAATCCCTCCTGGGTAGCCGATCGTATCGAGGCGTTTCATCCCTTTGCCCAAGGGTTCGCCTATGACTCCTTCCCCTCGGGACATGCGCTGCTAACCTTCGCCCTCGCCTTCACCTTCTGGCGCCACACGCCTAAGCTGATGCCCCTCTGGCTTGGCTGCATGTTTGCCGTCATCACCGGGCAGTTGAGCCTCAACTATCACTATCTCGGGGATCTGCTGGCCGGAGCAAGCTTTGGTCTGCTGGCCAGCCAATTGGCGCTGACGCTATACCGCGCCCTCAAGGGACGAATGGCAAGCTTGACCTAG
- a CDS encoding DUF819 family protein, with translation MSSTALVSNDATALVTNDATGLGLLAVILGFVFYTNSSQHPFWVKFYRFIPALLLCYFLPSLLNSFNILDGDTSNLYFVASRYLLPACLVLLILSVDLKAILSLGPKAIVMFLTGTVGIVIGGPIALLIVSTLNPEILGVSGPDAVWRGMTTLAGSWIGGGANQAAMKEIYEAGGNIFSIMVTVDVIVANIWMAVLLFMASKAKEIDAKTGADTRAIETLKQKVEKYHAENARIASLRDLMMIVAVGFGITGLAHVIADFLGPFFEANYPWTRDYSLTSKFFWLIVTVTTIGLAMSFTPVRHLEAAGASKVASAFLYILVATIGLHMDVFKLFDPANLWYFAIGIIWMIVHAGFMLLVAKLIRAPLFYMAVGSQANVGGAASAPVVAAAFHPALAPVGVLLAVLGYAVGTYMAWVCGQILQVVAQ, from the coding sequence ATGAGCAGTACCGCGTTAGTCAGCAATGACGCCACGGCATTAGTCACCAATGATGCCACGGGCCTGGGCCTGTTGGCGGTGATCTTAGGATTCGTGTTTTATACCAATAGCAGCCAGCACCCATTCTGGGTGAAGTTTTATCGTTTCATTCCTGCGCTGCTGCTGTGCTACTTTCTGCCTTCGCTGCTAAACTCCTTTAATATCCTGGATGGCGATACCTCAAACCTCTATTTTGTCGCCTCCCGTTACCTGTTACCCGCCTGTCTGGTGCTGCTGATCTTAAGTGTCGACCTCAAGGCGATCCTAAGCCTTGGCCCCAAGGCGATTGTGATGTTTTTAACCGGTACCGTCGGCATAGTGATAGGGGGGCCAATTGCCTTACTTATCGTGTCGACCCTCAACCCTGAGATCCTCGGGGTGAGCGGGCCAGATGCGGTCTGGCGCGGCATGACTACCCTGGCCGGCAGCTGGATCGGCGGCGGCGCCAACCAGGCGGCGATGAAGGAGATCTACGAGGCCGGTGGCAACATCTTCTCTATCATGGTGACGGTCGATGTGATCGTGGCCAACATCTGGATGGCCGTGCTGCTGTTTATGGCCTCTAAGGCCAAGGAGATCGATGCCAAGACGGGCGCCGATACCCGCGCCATCGAGACCCTCAAGCAGAAGGTGGAGAAGTATCACGCCGAAAACGCCCGTATCGCCAGCTTGCGAGATCTAATGATGATAGTCGCCGTGGGCTTTGGTATCACGGGCCTGGCCCATGTGATCGCCGATTTCCTCGGGCCCTTCTTCGAGGCCAACTATCCCTGGACTCGCGATTACAGCCTGACCTCTAAGTTCTTCTGGCTGATCGTGACGGTAACCACCATAGGTCTGGCCATGTCCTTTACCCCTGTGCGCCATCTTGAGGCGGCGGGCGCCTCTAAGGTCGCCTCGGCGTTCCTCTATATCCTGGTGGCGACTATCGGCCTGCATATGGATGTGTTCAAACTGTTTGACCCGGCCAACCTCTGGTATTTCGCCATCGGCATCATCTGGATGATAGTCCACGCCGGTTTCATGTTGCTGGTGGCCAAGCTTATCCGCGCGCCACTGTTTTACATGGCGGTGGGCAGTCAGGCCAACGTCGGCGGTGCGGCCTCGGCGCCCGTGGTGGCCGCGGCCTTCCATCCGGCCCTGGCACCTGTCGGTGTACTCCTGGCCGTATTAGGCTATGCTGTAGGCACCTATATGGCGTGGGTGTGTGGTCAGATACTGCAGGTCGTGGCTCAGTGA
- a CDS encoding DMT family transporter: protein MWIVFTFLAAFMQSWRNALQSQLSRDVKVAGVTLARFLWAGPIAACYLAALYLFLPPDLQQAGQQVGQQAGQQVGQESLQLFPAPFWGFVLGAALMQIVATGLMVKLFQLRDFAIGAGLAKSEAIVAAVFGALFFGTQLSPLGWLGVVIGAVAVLLMSKGAGVARLSPQVLLLGLACGSAFALTSLWVREASLVLTLPFPHSAAWVLFWVISVQTVILLLFLYLRDRQTLAALWRRPKLTLAISVTSCLGSIGWFSAMALQAVPYVKTLGQVEVFFTLIVAGSYLKQKVKPKEMTALLLIAVAAILVIWG from the coding sequence ATGTGGATAGTCTTTACCTTTCTCGCCGCCTTCATGCAGTCCTGGCGTAATGCCCTGCAGAGTCAGCTGAGCCGCGATGTCAAGGTGGCCGGGGTAACGCTGGCGCGTTTTCTCTGGGCCGGACCCATCGCCGCCTGTTATCTTGCCGCGCTTTACCTCTTCCTGCCGCCCGACCTGCAACAAGCGGGGCAACAAGTGGGTCAACAAGCAGGGCAACAAGTGGGGCAAGAGAGCCTGCAGCTGTTTCCCGCCCCTTTCTGGGGTTTCGTGCTCGGCGCTGCCTTGATGCAGATTGTGGCCACGGGTTTGATGGTGAAACTGTTTCAGCTCAGAGACTTCGCCATAGGCGCTGGCCTTGCCAAGAGCGAGGCGATCGTCGCTGCCGTGTTTGGTGCCCTGTTTTTCGGCACCCAACTGAGCCCGCTGGGCTGGCTCGGCGTGGTGATTGGCGCGGTGGCCGTGCTCCTGATGAGCAAGGGCGCTGGGGTTGCCAGGCTCTCGCCTCAGGTGTTGCTGCTGGGACTCGCCTGCGGCAGCGCCTTCGCGCTCACCTCGCTCTGGGTCAGAGAGGCAAGTCTGGTGCTGACTCTGCCTTTTCCCCACAGCGCCGCCTGGGTGCTGTTCTGGGTGATAAGCGTGCAAACTGTCATCTTGCTGCTGTTTCTCTACTTGCGGGACCGTCAGACCCTGGCGGCCCTGTGGCGTCGGCCTAAGTTGACCCTGGCTATCAGCGTGACCAGCTGCCTGGGCTCCATCGGTTGGTTCAGCGCCATGGCCTTGCAGGCGGTGCCCTATGTGAAGACCTTAGGTCAGGTAGAGGTGTTTTTTACCCTAATCGTGGCGGGGAGTTATCTGAAGCAGAAGGTGAAGCCGAAGGAGATGACCGCCTTGCTGCTTATCGCAGTGGCGGCCATCTTGGTGATTTGGGGATGA
- the prfA gene encoding peptide chain release factor 1: protein MKDSVIRKLEGLLERNEEVLALLSDAEIIADQERFRALSKEYSQLEDVVKSFKAYRQAEEDLASAQEMLAEDDADLKEMAQEEIKEAKATLDVLEGELQILLLPKDPKDDNNAFLEIRAGAGGDEAAIFAGDLFRMYSRYCEANRWQMEIMNANEGEHGGFKEIIVKVSGDGVYGKLKFESGGHRVQRVPETESQGRVHTSACTVVVMPEIPEAEAIEINPADLKVDTFRASGAGGQHVNKTDSAIRITHIPSGIVVECQDQRSQHKNRAQAMSVLAARIQAVEDEKRRSEEESTRRNLVASGDRSERVRTYNFPQGRVSEHRINLTLYRLSEVMEGDLDAILGPLMQENQADLLAALSEG, encoded by the coding sequence ATGAAGGACAGTGTTATTCGCAAGCTCGAAGGCTTGCTTGAGCGTAATGAAGAGGTTTTGGCGCTGCTGAGTGATGCGGAAATCATCGCCGATCAGGAGCGTTTTCGCGCTCTGTCCAAAGAGTATTCTCAACTCGAAGATGTGGTAAAGAGCTTCAAGGCCTACCGCCAGGCCGAAGAAGATCTTGCCTCGGCGCAGGAGATGCTCGCCGAAGATGACGCCGATCTGAAAGAGATGGCGCAAGAAGAGATTAAAGAAGCCAAGGCGACCCTGGATGTCTTGGAAGGCGAGCTGCAGATCCTGCTGCTGCCAAAAGATCCTAAAGATGACAACAACGCCTTCCTCGAGATCCGCGCCGGTGCCGGTGGTGACGAGGCGGCTATCTTTGCCGGTGACCTGTTCCGCATGTACAGTCGCTACTGCGAGGCAAACCGCTGGCAGATGGAGATCATGAACGCCAACGAAGGCGAACATGGTGGCTTCAAAGAGATCATCGTTAAAGTGTCAGGCGATGGCGTCTATGGCAAGCTCAAGTTCGAGTCGGGCGGACACCGAGTACAGCGCGTGCCTGAAACAGAATCTCAAGGACGTGTGCATACCTCAGCCTGTACCGTGGTGGTAATGCCTGAGATCCCAGAAGCCGAAGCGATCGAAATCAATCCTGCCGATCTAAAGGTCGACACCTTCCGCGCCTCGGGTGCCGGTGGTCAGCACGTAAACAAGACAGATTCAGCCATCCGTATTACCCATATTCCTTCGGGTATCGTGGTGGAGTGTCAGGATCAGCGCTCGCAGCATAAAAACCGCGCCCAGGCGATGAGCGTCTTGGCCGCCCGTATTCAGGCGGTGGAAGATGAGAAGCGCCGCAGCGAAGAGGAATCGACACGTCGTAACCTGGTTGCCAGTGGTGACCGCTCGGAGCGTGTGCGTACCTATAACTTCCCTCAGGGACGTGTGAGCGAGCACAGAATCAACCTGACTCTCTATCGCCTCAGCGAAGTGATGGAAGGCGACCTCGATGCCATCCTCGGCCCCTTGATGCAGGAAAACCAAGCCGACCTGTTAGCAGCCCTTTCCGAAGGTTAA
- a CDS encoding GNAT family N-acetyltransferase, producing the protein MSITFTQDASPEFAEAVQQKIAEFNWQRWEVSERLPLGLKLENEAGEMIAGLSARTFGNWLMIDNFWVSESLRGQQIGSQMLEEAERIARERGCIYAILDTLNFQARPFYEARGYSLEWTQEQYPKTGCKYFMTKTL; encoded by the coding sequence ATGAGCATCACTTTTACCCAAGACGCCAGCCCCGAATTTGCCGAGGCAGTGCAGCAAAAAATCGCCGAGTTTAACTGGCAGCGTTGGGAGGTGAGCGAGCGCTTACCCCTAGGGCTTAAGCTGGAGAATGAGGCAGGAGAGATGATCGCCGGCCTGTCGGCGCGCACATTCGGCAACTGGCTGATGATAGATAACTTCTGGGTGAGCGAGTCGCTCAGAGGACAACAGATCGGCAGCCAGATGTTAGAAGAGGCCGAACGTATCGCCAGGGAACGCGGCTGCATCTACGCCATCTTAGATACCCTAAACTTTCAGGCGCGACCCTTCTACGAGGCCAGAGGCTATTCTCTAGAGTGGACTCAGGAGCAATACCCTAAGACGGGCTGTAAATACTTCATGACCAAGACGCTCTAA
- a CDS encoding SirB2 family protein, translated as MDSLYPAIKHIHLTLIAVSVLFFIVRFVLHLKQSAIMDKKFVKIAPHVIDTFLLLSGLTLCFIIKQYPFQDAWLTEKIGAVIAYIFLAAISLKANRNKLFKTFAALGALAWVMYAAKIAMFKQAILMS; from the coding sequence ATGGACAGTTTATACCCAGCTATTAAGCATATACACCTCACTTTGATTGCCGTGAGTGTGCTGTTTTTTATCGTACGATTTGTGCTGCATCTTAAACAATCAGCCATCATGGACAAGAAATTTGTTAAGATTGCGCCCCATGTGATCGATACCTTCCTGCTGCTCTCCGGCCTAACCTTATGCTTCATCATCAAGCAGTATCCGTTTCAGGATGCCTGGTTGACCGAGAAGATAGGCGCAGTGATCGCTTACATCTTCCTGGCGGCCATCTCGCTTAAGGCTAACCGTAACAAACTCTTCAAGACCTTCGCCGCCCTAGGCGCGCTGGCCTGGGTGATGTACGCTGCGAAAATTGCCATGTTTAAACAAGCAATATTAATGAGCTAA
- a CDS encoding methyl-accepting chemotaxis protein, producing MREVNFRTIDKLFIKMSINDKFWVIGALFFIAITCIGVSRYQGSIDAIEQASMTALESELSGMVRALETSGQTDKFTSLNIQPSGQASSSRSQDSVTAVVRSAAGQNLSLTQNVASRERDAKQSALYSLLLTYLWLLPFAVLLYWNATFIGGALWVLWTTTKNIAKGDLTSRLGFHPGRDEFGTIGCALDNAMDTLTELVVTVKDNAETLHHTASSFASENQESERQIEQQYQSLDSVATAMEEMTASAGEVSNISNSSVEKVEQNSQSIRQSYERVQKAIKDIEQLSGFIEQTSDSVSTLKVNATKINEVITTINAISEQTNLLALNAAIEAARAGEMGRGFAVVADEVRTLASRTQSATVEIQAMIENLQQETNNIDNITQRTVKQAESSQSLITEIGTDVSAINESSQSVIDMSFQIAASSEEQSAVANDIASELSEIRQQANVIKELANQSSIGVSQLSQASESLGKILARYQTA from the coding sequence ATGAGAGAAGTTAATTTTCGCACCATAGACAAACTCTTCATCAAGATGTCTATTAACGATAAATTTTGGGTCATTGGGGCGCTGTTTTTCATCGCCATCACCTGCATCGGCGTCAGCCGCTATCAAGGCAGCATAGATGCCATAGAACAAGCCTCGATGACGGCGCTGGAAAGTGAGCTATCGGGCATGGTACGCGCCCTGGAAACCAGCGGCCAGACCGATAAGTTTACCAGCCTAAATATTCAACCCAGCGGCCAGGCAAGCTCAAGCCGCAGCCAAGACAGCGTCACCGCCGTGGTGCGCAGCGCCGCGGGGCAAAACCTGTCACTGACGCAGAATGTCGCCAGCCGCGAGCGCGACGCCAAACAATCGGCCCTCTACAGCCTGCTGCTCACCTATCTCTGGTTACTGCCGTTCGCCGTCCTGCTCTACTGGAACGCCACCTTCATCGGCGGCGCCCTCTGGGTGCTATGGACCACCACCAAGAATATCGCCAAGGGTGACCTCACCTCGCGCCTGGGCTTTCATCCGGGGCGTGACGAGTTTGGCACCATAGGCTGCGCACTGGACAACGCCATGGACACACTCACCGAGCTTGTGGTCACGGTGAAAGATAATGCCGAGACGCTGCATCACACCGCCAGCTCCTTTGCCTCGGAGAATCAGGAAAGCGAGCGTCAGATAGAGCAGCAATACCAATCTCTCGACTCGGTTGCCACCGCCATGGAGGAGATGACGGCCTCCGCCGGTGAGGTATCCAACATCTCCAACAGCTCGGTAGAGAAAGTGGAGCAAAACTCACAGTCTATCCGTCAGAGCTATGAGCGGGTGCAGAAGGCGATCAAGGATATCGAGCAGCTGTCGGGCTTTATCGAGCAGACCTCAGATTCGGTCAGCACCCTCAAGGTCAACGCCACCAAGATCAACGAAGTGATCACCACAATCAACGCCATCTCTGAGCAGACCAACCTGCTGGCCCTTAACGCCGCCATCGAGGCCGCCCGCGCCGGCGAGATGGGCCGCGGCTTCGCCGTGGTTGCCGACGAGGTGAGAACCCTGGCCAGCCGCACTCAGTCGGCCACGGTGGAAATTCAGGCGATGATCGAGAACCTGCAGCAGGAAACCAACAACATAGACAACATCACCCAGCGCACGGTGAAGCAGGCCGAATCCAGCCAGTCGCTGATCACCGAGATAGGCACAGACGTCAGCGCCATCAACGAGTCGTCGCAATCGGTTATCGACATGAGCTTCCAGATCGCCGCCTCCTCGGAGGAGCAGAGCGCCGTGGCCAACGATATCGCCTCCGAGTTGAGTGAGATACGCCAGCAGGCCAATGTGATCAAGGAGCTGGCCAACCAATCTTCAATCGGCGTCAGTCAGCTGTCACAAGCCTCTGAGAGTCTGGGCAAGATCCTCGCCCGCTACCAGACAGCCTAA
- a CDS encoding LysR family transcriptional regulator gives MKSVHKGLYHVDLNLLKLFHSLYCCRSVTQAAQQMHLSQSAFSHALSRLRQQLDDPLFIRSASAMLPTPYADSISVEVGQVLDRLSDCLLPKQAFSPVQSQHAFRIAVTDFTALMLMSRLAKRLSTLAPKVRLNLIHDEQRMPLSRFESGQLDFALDFSHDEGQGHRLISESLWWEGDYCTLASSKVTKMNRDIFLASRHILVSPWGTDTGIVDQVLASQGLSRDIAIQLPNVINAPFLVEESGYLVTLPRQAARLLAHSLPLNEFDVPLPMPSYKLTLMSYKPTENTSENLWLREQINELFDT, from the coding sequence ATGAAATCTGTGCATAAAGGTTTGTATCATGTTGATTTAAATCTTCTTAAGTTGTTTCATTCGCTCTATTGCTGTCGCAGTGTAACCCAAGCGGCGCAGCAGATGCATCTGAGTCAGTCGGCGTTTAGTCACGCGCTCTCCAGGCTACGCCAGCAATTGGATGACCCACTGTTTATCCGCTCGGCCAGCGCGATGCTCCCAACTCCCTATGCCGACTCCATCAGCGTCGAGGTCGGCCAGGTGCTGGACAGGCTCAGCGACTGCCTATTACCCAAACAGGCATTTTCTCCGGTGCAGAGTCAGCATGCATTTCGCATTGCGGTGACTGACTTTACCGCCCTGATGTTAATGTCGCGTCTTGCCAAGCGGCTCAGCACCCTGGCGCCCAAGGTGCGCCTCAATCTGATTCACGATGAGCAGCGTATGCCCCTGAGCCGTTTCGAGTCGGGTCAATTGGATTTCGCCTTGGACTTCTCCCATGACGAGGGCCAGGGTCACAGACTCATCAGCGAGTCCCTATGGTGGGAGGGAGACTATTGCACCCTGGCAAGCTCCAAGGTGACTAAGATGAACCGTGACATCTTTCTCGCCAGTCGGCATATCCTGGTTTCCCCCTGGGGAACTGATACAGGGATAGTGGATCAGGTACTTGCCTCACAGGGGCTGAGCCGGGATATCGCCATACAGCTGCCAAATGTCATCAACGCGCCATTTCTGGTGGAGGAGTCGGGGTATCTGGTGACCCTGCCGCGTCAGGCGGCGCGCCTGCTTGCCCATAGCCTACCGCTCAATGAGTTCGACGTCCCTCTGCCTATGCCAAGCTACAAGTTGACGTTGATGAGTTATAAGCCGACCGAAAACACCTCAGAAAACCTTTGGCTGAGGGAGCAGATAAACGAGCTGTTCGACACCTGA
- a CDS encoding transglutaminase family protein, whose product MTNLILNEALSLPESAFDISEHLGFSDKEAAKWAWYELAGSVLSHYLVDREARLEALLQWFYQDLGFCARESYFSIEAADLASCITTRQGNSTTLASVLMLLGKQLDLVLQPLLLPGTTVLSCRIDDKVRYIDPLTGQSLTRHQLHVLVRGELGNGAPFKPRYLKPASLKRLLSRMLHELKAGAILASKFESAMECCNLLLQWHQDDLNLNRERAFIAQQLGCISVAAADLRHFVDNSPHDPVTELVKLQLKELNDEVEVYH is encoded by the coding sequence ATGACAAACCTGATCTTAAACGAGGCGCTCTCCCTTCCAGAGAGCGCCTTTGATATTTCCGAGCACCTGGGATTTTCCGATAAGGAAGCGGCTAAGTGGGCCTGGTACGAGCTGGCGGGCTCTGTACTTAGCCACTATCTGGTCGACAGAGAAGCCCGTCTCGAGGCGCTGTTGCAGTGGTTCTATCAGGATCTCGGCTTCTGTGCGCGAGAGTCCTATTTCAGTATCGAGGCGGCGGATCTCGCCAGCTGCATCACCACGCGGCAGGGTAACAGTACCACACTGGCAAGCGTGCTCATGCTGCTGGGTAAGCAACTGGACCTGGTATTGCAGCCGTTGCTGTTGCCGGGCACCACAGTGCTGAGCTGTCGTATCGACGATAAGGTTCGCTATATCGACCCGCTCACCGGGCAATCCCTGACTCGTCACCAACTTCACGTGTTGGTGCGCGGCGAGTTAGGTAATGGCGCGCCCTTTAAGCCGCGTTATCTGAAGCCTGCGAGCCTCAAGCGCCTGCTGTCACGCATGCTGCATGAGCTCAAGGCCGGCGCCATCCTGGCGAGCAAATTTGAGAGCGCCATGGAGTGCTGTAACTTATTGCTGCAGTGGCACCAAGACGATCTGAATCTTAACCGGGAGCGGGCCTTTATCGCCCAGCAGCTAGGTTGTATCAGCGTCGCGGCGGCGGACCTGCGACACTTTGTCGATAACAGTCCCCACGACCCGGTAACCGAGCTGGTCAAATTACAGTTAAAAGAGCTCAACGACGAGGTTGAGGTCTATCATTAA
- the kdsA gene encoding 3-deoxy-8-phosphooctulonate synthase: protein MSNKTIKLGSIEIANDKPFVLFGGMNVLESRDLAMQIAETYAEVTQKLGIPYVFKASFDKANRSSVNSYRGPGMEEGLKIFQEIKDTFNLPLITDVHEPYQCQPVAEVVDIIQLPAFLARQTDLVVAMAKTGAIINVKKPQFLAPHEMRHIITKFNEAGNDEIILCERGSCFGYNNLVVDMLGMDEMKQSGYPVIFDATHALQRPGGRADSAGGRRAQATELARSGMALGLAGLFIEAHPDPDNAKCDGPCALPLHQLENYLTQMKAIDDLVKSFAPIDTSK, encoded by the coding sequence ATGAGTAATAAAACCATAAAGTTAGGTAGCATTGAAATTGCAAACGACAAGCCTTTTGTCCTGTTTGGCGGCATGAATGTGCTCGAGTCGCGAGACCTGGCCATGCAGATCGCAGAGACCTATGCGGAAGTTACTCAGAAGCTTGGGATCCCTTATGTGTTTAAGGCATCGTTCGACAAGGCTAACCGCTCTTCGGTGAACTCTTACCGTGGCCCAGGCATGGAAGAGGGACTGAAGATCTTCCAGGAGATTAAAGATACCTTTAACCTGCCGCTGATCACCGACGTGCATGAGCCCTACCAGTGCCAGCCAGTGGCCGAGGTGGTGGATATCATCCAGCTGCCCGCCTTCCTGGCACGTCAGACGGATCTCGTGGTAGCCATGGCCAAGACAGGCGCCATCATCAACGTGAAGAAGCCACAGTTCTTGGCGCCCCATGAGATGCGTCATATCATCACCAAGTTTAACGAGGCGGGTAACGACGAGATCATCCTATGTGAGCGTGGCTCTTGCTTCGGTTACAATAACCTGGTGGTTGACATGCTGGGCATGGATGAGATGAAGCAGTCGGGTTACCCAGTGATCTTCGATGCGACCCACGCCCTGCAGCGTCCAGGCGGACGTGCCGATAGCGCAGGCGGTCGTCGTGCCCAGGCCACCGAGCTGGCCCGTAGCGGCATGGCGCTGGGTCTGGCGGGTCTGTTTATCGAGGCGCATCCGGATCCAGATAACGCCAAGTGTGACGGCCCATGTGCCTTGCCACTGCATCAGCTGGAAAATTATTTGACCCAGATGAAGGCGATCGACGATCTGGTGAAATCTTTCGCCCCAATCGATACCAGCAAGTAA